The following proteins are co-located in the Streptomyces sp. NBC_01198 genome:
- a CDS encoding NUDIX hydrolase — translation MATPQFILDIRAKAGDTLLLMPGVVMVVFDDRGRVLLNRRADTGKWALISGIPDPGEQPAEAAVREIEEETGVAALVERVLSVFTNEPVVYGNGDRAQYIDIVLRCRAVGGEARVNDDESLDVRWFALDELPPLGPIARGRIELALRNDPTWFAPAPVPGLTDRGYQAP, via the coding sequence ATGGCGACTCCGCAATTCATCCTGGACATCCGCGCCAAGGCGGGCGACACACTGCTGCTCATGCCGGGGGTGGTGATGGTGGTGTTCGACGACCGCGGCCGGGTGCTGCTGAACCGCCGGGCCGACACCGGGAAGTGGGCACTGATCAGCGGCATCCCCGACCCCGGCGAGCAGCCCGCGGAGGCGGCCGTGCGGGAGATCGAGGAGGAGACCGGTGTCGCGGCGCTCGTGGAGCGGGTGCTGAGCGTCTTCACCAACGAGCCGGTGGTCTACGGCAACGGCGACCGGGCGCAGTACATCGACATCGTGCTGCGCTGCCGGGCGGTCGGCGGCGAGGCGCGGGTCAACGACGACGAGTCGCTCGACGTGCGGTGGTTCGCGCTGGACGAGCTGCCGCCGCTCGGGCCGATCGCCCGCGGCCGGATCGAACTGGCGCTGCGCAACGACCCCACCTGGTTCGCCCCCGCGCCCGTCCCCGGGCTCACCGACCGCGGTTACCAGGCGCCCTGA